One genomic window of Plasmodium coatneyi strain Hackeri chromosome 12, complete sequence includes the following:
- a CDS encoding UDP-N-acetylglucosamine pyrophosphorylase, translating to MDNILKVLKKQRQLSLCDHVKRIGPGNFTNLDPTHLEDFLKQLSEIRNAKSEEGEGEEYVLEAPPLINISSIHECNEEPPNGSIFIDTYKKADLRNELKHIGLEIIKQSEVAVLILAGGMGSRLGFRKPKGLLEITPVLKKTFFQFYFEQVKFLVEYTVAVDTVQGEHDHASGKSIMDCSIRSSARGEPPSPKSNSSNGTTIYVYVMTSEYTHNETVHFLEEKNFFGLKKENIKFFKQSNNYATDFNYNIVLSNENTLLTSPGGNGDLFSALHKNQIIEDMMRKKIKYVQVVSIDNVLNKICDPVLIGFCSFFHCDVANKAVKMEDVGSMGIFCLKRATKKEPSDNTIKNEFSVCEYTELNEYILNNPELFTYGNICHHIFSLSFLHQIVKGKLYNHMKMHQIVKKKEYYNFGEGKNGDSPLVTSSPLYCYEYFIFDVFKYAKRILSLEVSRDDEFCPIKSNDNGMAILNAQKKLSKMHTAWLENMNFTIVPNPVENLNWCEISPLVSYDGTFFFHLPAQKNVHLPFALDLPSPS from the coding sequence ATGGATAACATTCTTAAGGTACTTAAGAAACAAAGGCAGCTATCGCTGTGTGATCATGTGAAGCGCATCGGCCCAGGCAATTTCACCAATTTGGACCCAACCCATTTGGAAGATTTTCTAAAACAATTGAGCGAAATACGTAAtgcaaaaagtgaagaaggggaaggggaggaGTATGTGTTGGAAGCGCCTCCACTCATCAACATCAGTAGCATCCACGAGTGTAATGAGGAGCCACCCAACGGGAGCATATTTATCGACACGTATAAAAAAGCAGACTTAAGGAACGAATTGAAACATATAGGTCTGGAAATTATTAAACAGAGTGAAGTCGCCGTTTTGATCTTAGCTGGTGGTATGGGATCCCGTCTTGGCTTCAGGAAGCCGAAGGGGTTACTAGAAATTACGCCAGTTCTGAAGAAGACATTCTTCCAATTCTACTTTGAGCAAGTAAAATTTTTGGTAGAGTACACTGTAGCAGTTGACACGGTTCAGGGGGAGCATGATCATGCCAGTGGGAAAAGTATCATGGACTGCTCCATCCGATCAAGTGCAAGAGGGGAACCCCCCTCCCCGAAGAGTAACTCCTCCAACGGAACGACCATCTACGTCTACGTAATGACGTCCGAGTACACACACAACGAAACGGTTCACTTtttggaagagaaaaattttttcggattaaaaaaggaaaatataaaattttttaagcagAGCAATAATTATGCCACCGATTTTAACTACAATATCGTCCTGTCTAATGAGAATACGTTGCTGACATCTCCCGGGGGAAATGGAGACCTCTTCAGTGCCCTCCACAAAAACCAAATAATTGAAGAtatgatgagaaaaaaaataaaatacgtTCAAGTTGTAAGTATTGATAACgtgttaaataaaatatgtgacCCTGTGTTAATTggtttttgttcctttttccattgCGATGTTGCTAATAAGGCGGTTAAAATGGAGGATGTAGGATCAATGGGCATTTTTTGCCTAAAGCGggcaacaaaaaaggagccaTCCGACAACACCATCAAGAACGAATTCTCCGTGTGTGAATACACAGAATTGAACGAATACATTTTGAACAACCCGGAGCTCTTTACATATGGCAACATTTGTCACcacattttttctctatctTTCTTACACCAGATTGTAAAGGGTAAACTTTACAACCATATGAAGATGCATCAAAtagtgaagaagaaggagtacTACAATTTTGGGGAGggtaaaaatggggacaGTCCTTTGGtcacttcttcccccctttactGCTAcgaatatttcatttttgacGTTTTTAAATATGCCAAAAGGATTTTATCTTTAGAAGTTTCCAGAGATGATGAATTTTGTCCAATAAAAAGTAACGACAATGGAATGGCTATCctaaatgcacaaaaaaaattaagtaaGATGCATACAGCGTGGCTTGAAAATATGAACTTCACCATAGTTCCTAACCCTGTGGAGAATCTCAACTGGTGTGAAATTTCTCCTCTTGTGTCTTACGatggaacttttttttttcacttgcctgcacagaaaaatgtgcacctGCCGTTTGCGCTCGATTTGCCTTCACCCTCCTAA
- a CDS encoding SICA antigen: MKRPEERACRRVGRRTIIDIHLEVLEECQREDLHSRKEDFFEILVQEFIGCKFIKGEPLPKEDVPQKQVPSSASGFREKDFVPKDDVPKDDVPKEQVQSSDSGFREEDFVPKEEVPKELVPCSDSGLREEDFVPRENVPKEPLY, from the coding sequence ATGAAGAGGCCAGAGGAACGTGCTTGTCGTCGTGTTGGTAGAcgtaccattattgatattcatttggAAGTCTTAGAGGAATGTCAAAGGGAAGACCTGCATTcgaggaaggaagacttttttgaaattttggttcaagaatttattgGATGTAAGTTCATAAAAGGAGAACcacttcctaaggaagatgttcctcagaaacaggttccaagttcagcttccgggtttagggaaaaagactttgttcctaaggatgatgttcctaaggatgatgttcctaaggaacaggtacaaagttcagattccgggtttagggaggaagactttgttccaaaggaagaagttcctaaggaactggttccatgttcagattccgggcttagggaggaagactttgttcctaggGAAAATGTACCTAAGGAGCCTCTTTATTAA